A portion of the Oxynema aestuarii AP17 genome contains these proteins:
- a CDS encoding pentapeptide repeat-containing protein → METTELLARYAAGERNFRDTDLFRAELMNADLSGANLFRAKLFRANLFRANLVGVNLFHAVLIGANLSGTNLSGADLIGANLVGADLRGADLSGADLSDADLSGADLSGANLSYTDFTRATLFRAELIDAVLNNTNFKRANLKAANFSGAKLNDVNFTDAIVNKTHFSLTEGIGEDLEMELREQGAFFDR, encoded by the coding sequence ATGGAAACGACAGAACTACTAGCCCGTTATGCTGCTGGAGAACGGAATTTTCGCGATACCGACTTGTTTCGCGCGGAATTGATGAATGCAGATCTCAGTGGCGCGAATTTATTCCGGGCCAAGTTATTTCGGGCGAATTTATTTCGCGCCAATCTGGTCGGGGTCAACCTCTTTCACGCCGTTTTAATTGGCGCCAACCTCAGTGGGACGAATCTGAGTGGGGCGGATTTAATCGGGGCGAATTTAGTAGGGGCCGATTTACGCGGGGCCGATCTCAGTGGCGCCGACCTCAGCGACGCCGATCTCAGTGGCGCCGACCTCAGTGGGGCCAATCTCAGTTATACGGATTTTACTCGGGCGACGTTGTTTCGGGCGGAATTAATTGATGCCGTTTTGAACAATACCAATTTCAAACGGGCGAATTTGAAAGCGGCGAATTTCAGTGGGGCGAAGTTGAATGACGTCAACTTCACCGATGCGATTGTCAATAAGACCCACTTTTCGCTGACTGAGGGAATTGGCGAGGATCTGGAAATGGAGTTGAGAGAGCAAGGGGCATTTTTCGATCGCTAG